The genomic region AATTGGgtcaagaaaaatgaaaagcaaCAACAATAGAAACCAGGTTATAGCAAATATAAAATCTCTTTAAAACCAAATCCACAACCAGTTACTTTATTTTCACCGGTAAATCCACAATTCATTAAATAGTTCAGAAAACATCCATGACTCCCCCCTCCTTCTATGGGAGGGAGGGGGAAGGAAACATTAAAATAAATGACAACTTCAGaatgtgaaaatgaaaaaatatcCAACAAGCTAACCAACAGCACCAAAAGGCATGAGTTTCTCTTCCATTAAGTTGGAACAACCTAATCTGCTGTGCAATGTGCGGAAATATGTGGAGCTCGTAAATATACTGTCTACCTAAAGGATTCTGGACGCTTTGGCTTGCTTTGAACAACAGCCTCAATCTTTTCCATTACAGCAGGAGTTAATAGAGGGATTACATCAATGGCTTTCATGTTCTCTTGGACCTGCATACAGATGAAAACAGCTTTTTCGTAACTGTAGAAAGATGACATAACAATTGCGTTTTTTTTAGTGGAAATCAGAGGACATAAAACGCTCTCTTTGCTTTTCCAGATCCGACTATCACCAATTTAAAACAAACCAGAGTACTCCTTCACAATGCAATAACTACACGCTTATTTAACAATCACGTCACTGTACATTTTTTAAAGGTTTAAAAGCCCTTCCCTCTCCATTTGCTCCTTCTCCCAATTAGTAGAATTGGCCATATTGTTTCCATGTAAACCCCTCTCCATTGAATGGAGACTAGCAAACAATTTTGACATGGAGGTTAGGCATGTAAAAGCTAACATGTCATTGAAAAGTCATTTTTGTTTCTTAAGGTCACGTTTGCTGCCTAGGATGagattggattggataactcATTACATTCAAGGTATGTTGAAGTTGAAACGAAGGCCAACTTCCAAGTTTTGTCCAACTTAAAGGAATTAGATGGATCAGCTGTAAGGTGTTGATATCCTACCATTCTGTGAGGATTCTTTAACTTGGACAAAATTTGGAAGTTAGcctccatttcttcctccaACATACCTTGGATCTAGTGAGTTTAAACCGAAAAGTGGCCTGAGTTTAAACTGAAAGGAATGCAATCTAGGATAAGGTAACAATCACCCTGCTGACTTAAAGCTTTACAACCTCCATTCTCCTTATCTGGGTTGTCAAGACATTTTATATATTGTTTTCTTCTCCCCTCCCCCAGCTTTAAAGAATCTGGGAAACGGACATTGAAGACCAAACTCTAAGTAAATGACCACTATTTAAGAGATTAGGACAAGTTTGGAGCTATTCACAAAGCATAGGATGGGCTACATTACAAATGACTGAAACTGGAAGATCATAACAATATTACCCTCCATATGGTAATGACCAAGATTATGGTTTACCATAACATAATACTATTCTCTTGGTCGGCAGCTATTCAGATAACAGGATATGATgtgcaaaataataaaataaaataaaaataaaaataaaaatgcattCAAAATCAGGAATAATGTGGACACGTGTGCGTAACTagtaatatactaacataatgTGTACAGAAGTGCCAGCACGCACCAACAAACTTATACAATTAATGTACTTAAAAGTTGAATCTTAATCAGAAAAACTATccaagatacaaaaataaaaaatgaaattgaaaaatgaaatcaaTTATAATGCACTTAAGGAAAGATTAAGCACAGACAAGCTAAAAGAACAATACTGCCCATCATGTCTCACGAATGGTGATCATTGAACACCAAACTGACATGTAAGGTTCAGACCCGCTGGAAATATAACATAGACAGGGATGAATTATTTTCCTTAAATTTGAATTAACCTCACAGTAGTAGTCTAGTAGATCAAGCAATGCATAGAAGCTAAGAATGACTGCATTACAATTATGTCGCAAATATGATGTATGTTAAAACTAACCTGTGACTCCTTTGTAGCACCAGTAATAACTGATGAGACATTCGGATTAGCAGCACACCACGCAATTGCTAGTTGAGCTAATGGTACACCTAATTCATCTGCAATTGGCTTAAGACCATTAACTTTTTTCAGCACGTCATCAACCAGTGATCGACTAGCAAGATTCTGCAAAGCATAAAGCAAACGTTAGCCATCCCACCCATAAAAGAGGAAAAGGTTTATAACAGTCTATGCAACCttgaaaacagaaaactaaTATATGATAACATCTGCAATGTCTGTTAAGGGGAAACACCAATGATTCTAATTCAGAAACCAATCAATGCATGTCATTACATTACATCCCAGCAATAGCAAATTATATGCTGGGTTCTGATTAGAATATGTTGGCAAGTAGATAAGGGGGAGGACAAATAATTTTAATACACATGATAATAAATAATTGgtcttgaaaaatagacagCAGCAGTTTAGAGTCATTAATCTAAACAATTCAACCGTGCATGTATATAAAAGCATAGAGTTAACATATTCTTTAAATCCCCTTACTTTGTAATTGTCCAAAGCAAATCGACTATCAGGAGGTATATTTCCCTTGTTATATTTTCCAGTGAGAACACCAGAAGCAAGTGGACTCCAAGTGGTAAGTCCCAGGCCATAGTTGGTATACAGTGGGAGGAACTCAGACTCAACCTGCACACATAAAAGTTGAAGGAAATCATGAATGAgacgggggagagagagaattcCTTTCTTTGCGCTATAACAGCAATATTCATGTTCCCTTGTCAGGGACATATATAAGGAAATATAGGGCAATGCAGTTGATGGAGTATAACCACACATACAAGACAATTCTATACACTATAAAGCCCAAATAATAGGCATAGAAGACATAACAGCTATTACAAAAATTACAACAGAGGACAAGGTGTCCGCCAATTTACAAGTTTTCCATACTACAAAACAAGTAGAAGACATAACAGCCATTACAAAAATTACTTACAGAAAACAGAAAGAGAAATTACAAGACATCAAACAAAGCTGTAAGATACAGCAGCTCTCAAATCTGAAAATGTTGCACAAGAAGGGCATTAAACTTTGCAGACACTGATGTCCCATATCGAAGCCAAGAGCCGGACCCTTTCCCATAAAGAGTGTCATTCAGTAATCCATATACTATTAACACAGACGTGGATGAGTATAAGTTCAGGCAATTTAAGGTAATCATTCAGCTAGAGATGCAAAATGATAGAAGTTAAATTTTTGCTTGGAATTTAGAAATGAGATTCGTCCAAAAACAAACAGTTAGAAGTGAAAGACATGAGCTTTCCAGGTTTTCAGAACCAATAGTCACACAATACAGAGACGCAACAGACTTATTACAATGAATCATAAGAAATCATTTACCAGGAATGCTCATCTATTTCTATTGATTATAATTGtcagaaaaatgaaatttcaagGATGCTGCCATCCCATTGACATGAATGAAAGAATATATGGTTCAGGAACAGTTGGTTGAGTCCTTGTGGTAGAAGGGTTTCAGCTTGAAAATGGGTAATGAACAATTACAAGGAGAAAGGTGGAAGCAAAGTTAGCAATGAGtaaaaaactggaaaaactgTGGCTACAAATACTACAAAGACAAACTTTTGGttattcaaattaaataaaaaactgaaaaatcttGATATCTAATATCTCTatgtgaaaactggaaaaacAAGGCTACAAGTACTGCATAGACAAACTTCTGCATACTCGTGTAATATCTGCGGCCTTTTAACTGAATACTACATGACCAAGCTCATTACCAATCTTCTCCCATGACTACTATCTATGACCGGGAACTTAATCACTACGTAAATCTCAAAACAGTTAAGAAATATCATGTCATCCTATCAAAAACACCACTCAGcactttcttttgatttttgttacgAAAACCAAGATCAAGtaatcaatcatcaacaacctgcACCTCAGCCTTAATATGAAAGTAAACCACTTAGGGCTTAGCATCACATATACAAACACTAAATCCACCAAAtagcaaaaccctaattaaaccAATATTACAATTTTCATCCACCAAGCTACAAATTGACTGCAAACCCAAATTAAAAAATCTTCCAAACCTtcctaaaaattaattaaaatcaaacaatCTCCATCTGGGCACAAAAAcgaattaacaaacaaaaaatcaaaaggCCATGAATGCCGACCGACCTTGTGCCTGGAGAGCAAATTATACTCAGGCTGCTCAACAATGGGCCCCACCAAATCCAACCTCTCGGCGATCCCCCAAGCCTCCGTGATCTGCTGCGCCGACCACTCACTGGTCCCCCAATAAAAGGCCCACCCCTTATCGATCACATAGTTCATCGCCCTCACCGTCTCCTCGATCGGCGTCGTGGAGTCGGGACGGTGGCAGTAGATGAGATCCACGTAGTCCGTGTCCATCCGCTTGAGCGACGCCTTGGTGCCCTCCACGATGTGCTTCCGGGAGAGGCCCTTGTCATTGGGTCCGGGGCCGCCCCAGAAGATCTTGGTGGAGAGGACGACGTCGGAGCGCTTCCAGCCGAGCTCGCGGATGGCCTGGCCCATGATCTCCTCGGCGCGGCCGGAGGCGTAGACCTCGGCGTTGTCGAAGAAGTTGACGCCGTGGTCGCGGCACGTCTGGAGGAGGGACTTGGCCTCCTTGACGTCGAGCTGGTTGCCGAAGCTGACCCAGGCGCCGTAGGAGAGCTGGCTCACTTTGAGGCCGGACCGGCCCAGGTTGTTGTACTGCATATTATTCAACACCATTGCAGAGACACTGTGAGTCTGCAAGGAGTCAAATGATGGGAGTTTATCGGGTCGCAAGGAAGGTGATGACACAGGACACGTctctatttttctattttcgaTATTCCTATTTGTTTTGTTGGATTTATGTAATATTTTTAATTGGAGAGGTGTCGGATAATGAGTAAGAGCGGGGACCTAGGCATAGGCATGTTGGGGTGGGGTGCGGGTGGGCGGTTCAATTTTTGTAACGCTTTCTTGGACTATTTGAGCATCTTTTTCGACCGCTGGTGATGCTTttcttggatttggatcctctcctgagctaatggagaggatcctcctgttagatttttatccaacggttacaaacaggagagtctatttaaagttataataattgtagccattgaataaaaatctaacggtccacgataattgatgaggaggatcctctccattagctcaggaaaGGATCCAAAATGACATATCATCATTAAAAGATAAGTACGTTACTCAATATTTACGTTACAATTCAATTATCCTTTTTGAATTGTCTAGTTACTACTTTTTTCACATACGCCAATACAAAAGATTTATTTTAGTTAAGGGCGTTAGGATGGGATTCTCTCTCCATCCTTTTTCCCTCCCCTACCTCCCCctctcacaattttttttttcttttttctctctctttacaGAGATAAAATCATGAGCGTTCAAATAAGAGAAGAGGGAAGATGAGAGGAAAAATATGAGAGAGAATCCTTCTCCACATTCTTAATCATAACCTCAATACGCGACTTGCACTTAAATTACGGTAATGCTaggagaccaaatttgcaaacaaaattaTGTGGTTATAGATGATTGAATCATTAATTATGTGTCAATTAACGTGTTTCTTTCTTATTAGTGATACATTTTGCACATTTGACTTAGAAATTTGATCACCCTGACATTATCCTTTAGATAATACATAAGAACTAAGTTTTatacaaactaaaataaaacatatgcatatttttccctctcttaaTTTCTGCAATGCGTGTGTAATGTGTGTTTTAGTGCTAGCAACACATAGTCCCTGCATCTTATAACGCGTAAGCATATGGACAGTCTCATTTTCACTTTTGCACCATTAGTGAGAATAGAAGCATTTGAGAGATGTGAAGAAAAAGCGTACAACCGCATAACTCTAATGCTGATAATTATCTACTTtttatttgggaaattttatttagaattaatctcagtttactactttGAAGTatattggttttcaacatttgatacacgaagtttttttcatcccagagtggTACCTGAAGTCGTAATTTTGGGACATTTTCATACATCTATTAAAGTTGTTGTTAAATCAGTCGTTAACTAGTGACGTGGCGTCCAAGTGGATAATGACTGGgcgccacgtgtcaatatgggcccacttgaatattaaaaaaaatttaaaaattattaaaaaaaaaaacttgggttATCTCTTACCTCCCCCGACCCTCCCTCATTTCTTTCCTCCGCACCCCTACTCCTTCACTCCTTTGATCCCTCCCTCCACTCCCCGTCGAAATTTTAGGGTCATTTAGGAGAAAGGTCGTCAGAACCCGCGAGACGACACTAATGTCGAAGGTTTAAAGCAGCAGGAACTGGAAGAGCAACCATGGCTACAGATCTGCGTTTCCGGCAACGCACGACGTCCTCATGATTGCCCAACAGCTCATCGATTTCTCCGGCGGTCAAGCCCAGCAACCCTTCCGCCTTCCAAGCCTTCAAAGTGATAATTTGGGCGTCAAGTTGGGGTTTGGCTTTTAGGTTTTtaggtttttaaattttaaattttaaattttaaattggatTGATTTGAGGAGAAACaagggaggggaggtgaagagggtGAAGGATAGGGAGGAGGTGGGTTAGGGAGGTGGAGGGAGGGATCAGGGGAGTGAAGGAGTGACGGTGCAgatgagagaagggagggagggtcGGGCGAGGTAGAAGATGAcccaaggtttttttttattaaaatattttttttttaattttttttaatattcacgtAGGTCCATATTGACACGTGGtgcccaatcattgtccacatggacaCCACGTCACCAGTTAATGGCTAATTTAACAACAaccttaacagatgtatgaaagtgtcctaaaattatgactttaggtaccactctaggatgaaaaaaaacttcatgtatcaaatgttgaagggaaaattttatttaaactcatctaacctATTTCTACACCAAACTTACTCTTTGCACCCaattgatttttaactaaactattaatatctctttaaacccaaatttaatacCTAATATACCCAccataaacccaattcaatatgtgaatttatttttacacccaTTTGATTTTAAGAAGCTAAATTTGATGTGTTTAGACCTGAGTTCTTTACATGGTTTTCCATAATAAAATGGGTTTTAACGAAACCAATCAATGTCTGGTAACTTATGGGCTATTCTGGTACTAGGGTTCCACAAGAGAAGTCTCGTGTTTACATAGCACCTATAGTAGTCACAAGGTGGATGCCAATCAAGTAGTAGGCAGATGAGGCCATTGGAAGAACCCACAAGGGATAAACTGTAGAGACTAGTATCAAATGCAAATTCATCTTCAAGGTCTCTACGACTACTTTCTATTGTTGATGATGCGAGAGGTGGAGGCGCCACCAACATTCTTTTTCAGTGATTGGTAGTCAGTGAGTTGGGGAAATCGAAAGGCGATTGGTGGCCAGTCATGGGGAAGTGGATAGGGGCGTTTAAAGAGAATCAGGACATTCTTGTTGTTGTCGCTGGTATGTGCTCAGTGCTTGGCGATGAATTGGGAAGTAGAGATCAAGTCGCACCATAACTTGCATACACAACGGAATCGGAGGAGAGGTAAGACCGGTAGCCATGAAAGTATCTCAACAAATATATCGTCGTTGCTGGAGGAGAAGATCGACAATTCTCCATCATCACCCGCCATAATATAGTAGAAAATGAATGGTTGAATATACTTCAAATCGTACGTATTGATCGTTAGGGTTAcggtatatacacacacaaatatgTCATATCTCACAAGGAAAGGAAGAATACAAATCATACTCTGGCCAAATATAGGAGtcctaatatatatacacaacttaataatttatattagaccaaatataaaattgaattttatttttttcacctCTTGAGAAATTCGCCCTACAAAAGAATGTCCTTCAAGATACTCTCAAGCAAGATGATTATGCACTCCACATACTACCTTCAATGTCCAATCGTCCTCATCGCCAATATTCACACCTTTCAACAAGAATGGACATCCACATTTTTTCATGCCAGAACTCCTAGATTGTTTTTTTGTGTGACCAATCTCATTTGACCTTTGACCATATGCTACAATACGCTTGTATGATAGATATGTACCGTTTCTTTCACAAGCAAGTGCTAGTTGAGGGCGACTCACAATCTTCCCTTCACCTCCTAAATCAGACCTTTTAATAACAATTACCATATTATTTAGCTTTCCCTGTTCACGAACCCATCTAATCAACAcatcttttcctttgaatatttgcacataacaaatattttatttagaagtaaaattctaaaattaacTAACACGTCAATGACACTATAAATATATGATTACCTCATAAGTTGTAAATTGTTAGTATAATCCACTACACATTCTTGTCCAACCTCGTTGCCTCGATCAAAGGCATCATTGAATTCTTGTtgctaaaaaataaataacaaaaatatgatTACAGTTTGAAAACGATGTAAAAATATTTTGGGTTCTAAATCCACAAAAAAGTGGATATTAGCAATCAAGCACAACTCAGCttacaaatttgaaaataacTTATATTCTTAGTCCTAGTATAGAGGAAACAACTAAGCAAGATAATGCAAAGGAATCATGGTTTTTGCTTCAGAACCACAAGAAAGGAGCATAAGTTTGACTTCTCTTAGTTGTTTGCTAATTCAACCAGTTATTGGGTCCTTTCACAGGGGACATTTTTCATCGTTGGATGTTTTCGTTgtatttgttgaaaaaaaaaattacagtaaAGTAACTTCTACactctaaaaatttgaaatcaacgaacaaaagattcataaattgagtcatacctgggttggaggattcaaaacttcaaaatcaccatccatcaataaaaaaaaacttatttttttctATGAGAGCTATTAGGATTTTAGTCAGAATGAATGTAGAATAAACAAAGAGTGAtcatagggtttaattataaTGTTTGGGTTCATTGATAAATttcagttttattattaatttcattttgtacttaatagtaattatgtaatagggtaaaatagacaattaacatttaaattttaagaggttaaatgggtttaaataaaatttcccatgtTGAAGACCAAGAAATTTCAGGGTAGTAAACTAAGATTAACCCTTTTATTTAATACCATGTAACTTCTTTCTACatccaatttaaaatttaaatatatatatatatatatatatattttattttcttgcataattaccatcaagtagaagatgaaattaataataaaactacaatttatcaataaactccCACATtataatcaaggttctaaaagacgctatgCGCTGGTCTGGCAGTCGGTTAGGGCCTAACGCCTAGACAGCTAGGCGAAGGCCTATATGGTctagacggatttaagtaataaatcataTAAATTTACTATATAACATATGAAAAAACATTGaataatacattttttttttttaaaaaaataaggaaggcatatgcatgtatgtatgtaaaattttagactttctaaattaGTTTTGTATCATTTTAGAAAAGCCTATATTGATGGGCCTTTATTCTCATTAATAAAAGTGAAGAAGGTCAGCCTTTTCATTATTGTTTTAATATATTataacttccaccgactcacttgcttaaaagaaaaacttaataGCTAAATTGCTAAAGCCTAAATTACCAACTGCTTTAAAGTTAAAACCCTAACGAAAGCCGCCGCACCCATCTCTGCAATTTTAGACTTATCATCTACAACTTGCTGCCATCACCCTCTCTGCAAGACTGCAACTACAAGCTTCTAATCtacaaagctctctctctctctctctctctctctcccccagaCCATGTCGAGGCTCATTTCAAGCAAACTGAGAGGGGGACGGCAAGGGTCGGGGAGACAAAAGGGTTGTGAGTTGCGACATTATGTTTTTTCCCAGACCGCCCAGCGTCTGCCAAAGCCACCTAGGCCATTTGGGCAGCCGCCTTACACCGTCTAATATCTTTGCCAATTTTATAAGTGATTTTGAGTTACTTGTGGCAGAGCACCACCGCCTAATGCCTAGACGGCCACCTAAACCCtttttttagaacagtgattaTAATTAAATGTTGCCATCACTCCTTATTTACGTTCATTTCGACTAAAACCCTGATAACTcttatagagaaaaacaagttttttttttctattgatgGCTTAAACCCTAATTCCAACAAGGATGGAAGAGTTGGATGAACCACATCTCACTCTCAAACCAAAGGATGGAGGAGTTGGATGAACCACATCTCACTCTCAAACCATTCGAAACAACATATAAAGTACAAGGAAAAGCCTTGAAGATGTACCTAAGTTACAAGCCACATCTTTTATTGGCTCAACCACCTTCTATAATCATGGCCAGGTGATGTGCCCAGGACTCAAATCTCCAAGGAGTCCCCTTAAAATAAAAGCTCCTGCATGAAAACTATGAGAGAATTTATAGCCAACACGAATTAAAGTTCAGCACTTTGTTCGACATTGCTTGCCATTAACGCTCTATGGCTTCGTGAattttttcctcctctttctcGCCTCAGCTACTGAAATTTTTTGGCTTTCAAATttctttgaaaacaaaactacttagtttgaattttttttttcttctataaataGGTGTAAAGAGAAAGTAACATTTTGAATTGGGTATGGAaggtagtttaggtaataaTATTAGGTTTAAAG from Pyrus communis chromosome 4, drPyrComm1.1, whole genome shotgun sequence harbors:
- the LOC137730905 gene encoding probable voltage-gated potassium channel subunit beta, whose product is MVLNNMQYNNLGRSGLKVSQLSYGAWVSFGNQLDVKEAKSLLQTCRDHGVNFFDNAEVYASGRAEEIMGQAIRELGWKRSDVVLSTKIFWGGPGPNDKGLSRKHIVEGTKASLKRMDTDYVDLIYCHRPDSTTPIEETVRAMNYVIDKGWAFYWGTSEWSAQQITEAWGIAERLDLVGPIVEQPEYNLLSRHKVESEFLPLYTNYGLGLTTWSPLASGVLTGKYNKGNIPPDSRFALDNYKNLASRSLVDDVLKKVNGLKPIADELGVPLAQLAIAWCAANPNVSSVITGATKESQVQENMKAIDVIPLLTPAVMEKIEAVVQSKPKRPESFR